Below is a window of Pochonia chlamydosporia 170 chromosome 7, whole genome shotgun sequence DNA.
CCGCATGCTGCAACCTCGTCACCAAGCGCCTCTTCACCCGCATCACCACAACCTTCACGTCCGCCACCTTCACCAAGCCCAGCCGCGTCGCCGCCCTCAACCGCATCGGCCACCACATCGAGCACCTCACCTTTTACATGCCTCACTCGGACGCTACCTTTCTGCCGCCGCTGGTGCACCCGCTCACCGGACAGGAGATATGTTTTCTGTATACGCCTCACACGAGCATGAGCTCCGTGCTCACTCGCCGCAAGTACGCCAACACAGAACTGGGCGACATCTTGACGCAGCAGTATCCGCCGCTCTTTCACGCCGCCACCAATGTCCCCAGCTTCATCCACGCCTTCAAGTCGCTCCCCAACATGCGGCACTTGACTGTCCGGTGTCCCGGGCAGGATCCCCGCGAGAGATATAGACGGGATATCGTCGACTATGCGCTTATTAGTCTGCGAATTGCCGTGGAACGAGCACCGCTCGACAAGCTTAACAAGTTGAGTCTATCGTCGCTTCACCCAGCGGCGTTCAACTACCTCCGTCACACTCAAGGGTTCGGATCCGTCCCCTCAGCAGGAAAACGCTGGAAACaaatcaagaagctcaacATATCGGTTGAATCGTGGGACTTTTACGGCCCCTCCCCAGGACTGGATCACCTGAAAATCATTGACGACTACGTCCGCTTCTTTGCACCGTCCCTCGAGAAATTCAGCTTCTCATGGATAGGAGTTAAGGGTCCCTGCCCCGCGGCCCTGTCATCCGATCCGCTCTTTGCGCCGCCAAGATCAACCAAGAAGCTCTTCCACGAAGTCACTTCGCCCATGTCGCCATTACCAACACGCCCTCCCAGAGCACCAATTCACTTCCCCAAGCTGCGGTACCTGCAGATCCGCAACTCCGCCATGAACGCCCCCCAGCTCAGCGATCTGATCAAGTCGCACAGCTCTACCGTCAAGGAATTCGACTTTGAGAACGTCGTGCTcaccaacaatggcagctGGGATGATGCGCTTTCGCCACTGAATAGAGATGATTCCTGGAGGAGGAGTCTGGCAGCCTCGTCGGAGTGCAGCCTTGTTACGTGCGAGAGCGACGAGGAACTTCCTAGTCCGAGCGcggcggtggaagcagcGAGCAGGGAGTTATTGGACATGGATCTCGGTGGGCTGGACTTctcggaggaggagagaggTGTGATGGCGGCGTTGTCCGAGACGGCTGCGTGCCTGGCGAGGCCAGATGAGAGCGCTAGCTTCACGACCAAGTTGCGcaagaggacgaggaggagacGCAGAAAGAATGACGAAAAGTCTGATTCTCGCCCGTCGTCAAGCCATGAGAGGAAGGTATCGAAGCCGAAGCCCAAGGCATCGTTTGAATCTGACGGGCCTACACTTgcaccagcttcaccacgGCACGACATCACGGCACCGATTCTCATCTCAGATCCTCACCCTGTCCTCCTCCAACCAACTGTATACGATCCATCTCGCACTCACGACGACGAGATATCACCCGTGCAGCGCAATAttgagcaagaagaagcgcacAGATTACTAGCCGAAGACGCAGCAGCAAGGGTGAGCGCGCtgcaaaaggccaaggaggcaGTCCTCTCGAAACTGAGCAGGGAGTTTTGCGCCAAGCGCACCAAGGCTGTGGATGCGGTGGCGGCGTGTAGGACCATGGCTGGGAGGGAGTGGACGAACGGCATGTGTGCGCGGGACATGGTTGTCGAGGATAgggcgaggatggagagTCGGAGTGCGTTGGTGCCGCTGATGTTTAGTCGTTCGTGAAGTTGAAAGGTGTTGTGATGACTGGGCCATGGGTTTTTTTTTACGATTTGTAATGATGTCTCATGACTTCATGACcttctttttttgtattGAATACTTTTCTTATTTGTTCATCTTTTCTTATTTTGTATATTTCATGGCTTGTGGTCATTCGTTACATACCTGGCAGTCTTTGCTATAACCTTCTTTGAACTCATTTGCTCATTATCCTCGCACGTCATTCCGTGAAGTGATCCATACACATAATTACTTGCGAACATACAGTAAATACATACCCAATCCTATACATGCCCACATCTTTAAATCACCCACTCTCCTTGATAACCGTCTCCATAGCCTTAACATAATCCTTCACCTCCTTCGCCCCCGTCAGCGTAATatccctcctcttcccctccaccaccaccacaggcacggcatcacaatccaTAGCAACCTCCCTCAACCTCGCCTTCGCATCCCTCAACCCCATCTCCTTATCCTCAaccagcttcttcgcctcGTCTTCCCCTATCCCAGCGTCCACACACGCCTCCACCAGCGTCTCATCCGCAGACGGGTGCTTCGCCTCCTCAAAGTACCGCCTGTACAGACCTTCCACCAGGCGGCCCGTCACTTCTGGTCCCTTGTCCTGCTGGACCTGCTGAATCACGCGGTGCGCGTGGAGCGTGTTGCCCATTTTACCTGTAAAATTGAGCTTGACGCCGTGAGGCTCGAGGAGCGACGTCATGTGCGCTTGGTAGGCTTCCTGGGCGGCTTGGTTGTCAAAGTGCTTTTCGTGGAGGTACCATTCCTGCTTGTCGGTGGTGTCGGCGAAGTCGGGGAATAGTTGGAAGGGTTCGAAGTGCAGGGTGAAAGTTACTGGTGGTGAGGTGCTACGGACTTGGGTGAGGGCTTCTTCTAGCCTGGGGGTTGTTAGTGTGGTGTGATGGACAGAGGAATGCGAACGGACCTCTTCTTTGCTAAATATGTCCTGTGGGAGTTagctttttgtttctggaATATGTGACTTGAGCTGCGGTTGATGGGGCTGAGATTGGGTACTTGCCATGGACAGATGGTGTCGAGTGTAAATGAGACTTGAGATTCATACATGGCCGCTGCTGTGAAGGGTAGTTGCAAGGTATGAGACGTAATGTATATTTCAAACGTAGTCGCTTCGATTTCCCTTATTGATGAAAGCCGTGCCGTTTGACCTCATAAAAAGGtagttgaagttgatgaatAATCGACGTCACAGCATCAACGTTGTTCATGCGGGGTGAGGGGAGCCACCTCGTCCATCCATCCGAGGTCTACACCCAAACGGCAACTAGTTTCCACAATCCAATGACCTGCTTGCAAGTGAATCGCTTTATGAGGGTATCTCATCCACAATGTATATACAGCCATATAGATACACTATTTAGTCAAACGTCATCTTCGAACCCGTATGCTTCACTACCGCACCCGTTAACCTCGCGACCTGAATAtccgccgcctccttgaGAGGCTTATCCGCCTTTTCTTGTGTCTCAGCCTTTtcgccattcttctcacCAGCTCTGTCATCTCTCGACTTGaatccatttcttccttgctgtctCGGTTTCCTCTCACCATCGTTCGCCTGTCTCTTCTGGGCATCCTTGCCGAAACGCTTCTTGTACCGGGTCTGGTCATCCTCGGCCAGTTCCAGCTTGAGTTCTCGGCCCAGCATGCGGTTCACCCACCACTTTCTCGTCTTGAACTGCTTCTGCtgatccttcttcttgccatcggcatcctcgccgtcctcaCCCTCCTTGAAGTCATCTTCCGTTTCAACcgcctccttcaccttgaCGAATCCCTTCACAGCCCACGCAGCAGCTTCAGGttccttgaacttgacccaGCCGTAACCCTTGCACTTTCCGGTGTCTTCAAACGTGGCAATCTTGACCCAATCAATTTCTCCGCACTTTTCAAAGTTCCTCCACACGTCCTCCTCGGTCGTCTTGAAGCTCATATTTCCGACGAATATTTTCCGGCTAGCATTGGGGTCGACGTCGTTCTTCTGCTCGCCGCCGTGCTTCACTTTGCCATCGGGTCCGGTTTCCACCGCTTCaggctccttctccttggcggGTCGGCCTTCAAACGACTTGGAGTCTTTGATAAGAAGTTTTCGGTGGCCGAGCTCTGTCTCCGACAATGCAATGGCGGCGACCTTGCCGCCAATGTCTGTGAAGTCAATGTAGGCAAAGCCCTTGTTGGCAGGCTTTTGGGTCTTGTCCCGGTTGGGGTCTTTTGACGTGGGTATCTTTATTCTCGTGATGGAGTCTTCGGTAATTACGCCACCAGAATTATCGACGAGCCATTGTCGCAACTCTGCAGCTGTGACTGTGAAGGGTAGATTGCCCACCCAAATGCCGTGCTCCGATCTGACcttgtctttcttgtccttttgttcctcgtcgccgtcggccttttctttctcgtcGTCGCTATCGTTCTTTGCGGGGAGGGGCTTTCCCTTTTTCAGAGCACGACGTGCTCGCTTGGATGGCGGTTCAGGAAGCGCCAGATCGACTTCAATTTCGTCCATGGCGGACTTGCGCTTGGCGGATGCGGCATTGTCGCCGTCTTGGAGGACCGGCTCTTCCGTTACGGTCGCCATTGATGTCCTAATATCCTAGGAATGCCTGATATATTCGAATGGTAGAGATGAAATGTCAAGGCAATTCTCTAGCGTACGAGGTTGCTGCCAATTTGTGGGATCCTAAACACCTGGTCcagccaaagaaaaaaaaaagtcaatACAAGCCGCCAGAAATTttcccatgccaacaactgATACCGATAAGCTGCCGGCGTTGTGGGCCACGCGGGAGGGGTCCGAGAGTGGGGCGCTTTCGCCCAGGCGAATCTGGAGTATCAAAGGATTTTACCCTGGAG
It encodes the following:
- a CDS encoding RNA binding protein Rnp24 (similar to Metarhizium acridum CQMa 102 XP_007810659.1); this translates as MATVTEEPVLQDGDNAASAKRKSAMDEIEVDLALPEPPSKRARRALKKGKPLPAKNDSDDEKEKADGDEEQKDKKDKVRSEHGIWVGNLPFTVTAAELRQWLVDNSGGVITEDSITRIKIPTSKDPNRDKTQKPANKGFAYIDFTDIGGKVAAIALSETELGHRKLLIKDSKSFEGRPAKEKEPEAVETGPDGKVKHGGEQKNDVDPNASRKIFVGNMSFKTTEEDVWRNFEKCGEIDWVKIATFEDTGKCKGYGWVKFKEPEAAAWAVKGFVKVKEAVETEDDFKEGEDGEDADGKKKDQQKQFKTRKWWVNRMLGRELKLELAEDDQTRYKKRFGKDAQKRQANDGERKPRQQGRNGFKSRDDRAGEKNGEKAETQEKADKPLKEAADIQVARLTGAVVKHTGSKMTTYLAKKRLEEALTQVRSTSPPVTFTLHFEPFQLFPDFADTTDKQEWYLHEKHFDNQAAQEAYQAHMTSLLEPHGVKLNFTGKMGNTLHAHRVIQQVQQDKGPEVTGRLVEGLYRRYFEEAKHPSADETLVEACVDAGIGEDEAKKLVEDKEMGLRDAKARLREVAMDCDAVPVVVVEGKRRDITLTGAKEVKDYVKAMETVIKESG